The genomic stretch GTAAATGAATCACCATTTTGAGTGAGTAGCCCTTTTTCGGTGCCTATCCACATTTGACCCTGATATTCATATAAAAAACGCACACCGCCATATTGGTTACCAGAGAAAAAGGGGAGTTCTTGAATTGACCCATTGTTGTATATCCAGAGACCTTGCTGAGTGCCAAACCATATGTGATCGTGAGAGGATTTGATGATAGAGTTTATTTGCGTTTGTGCGAGCGACTCAAATTGCTTAATGCGTTGATGTGTTTTCGCATCGTAAACATAGAGCCCCGCCTTTTGTTCCAAGCCAAAGTTCATTTTTCTGAGCATCAAAGTAAAAGCTATAAATTGCAGGGTTATCAGGCTCTGGAAAAAGCAAAAATGGTTCAAAATGGTCCTTGATTTGTTGATAGAGTCCCAGTCGCTGTTCCGACAATAAATGTTTGCTCGATTAGGCCAACACTCCAAATAAAAGGTTCAGCAATACCTTTTTCCGCAGGGACATGATGCGCAGGGTTTAATTCAGTGCGAACTAAGCCAGAAATTAAAGTACCAAGCCACAAGTTGCCAGATTCATCAACAAACCCATCTAGGACTAAACTGAGGATTGGGTTCGTTTTATAACTGACGGATTCCATTAGTTTGCCACGGAATAAGCGATACAGTGTTGTTTCAGTGCCAACCCAAAGAGTGTCATCATCTTGTTTAAATAGAGCGCGGATGGACGGAACTTCTTCTTCGAACAGTTGGATGGGGTGCCATTGCTGGTCGTCGCCAAGAGAGTAAAGACCTTGTTGTGTACCAAGGTAAGTAAGTCCTTGATAGTCGATGATTGATTGAACTTGCCAAGCGGGTGGAAAATGCGCGCCGAGGGGTATAAACCGGTTGCCACTTAAACAACCAAAGACTTCGGCAGTACTTAAGCACAGGCGATTGTTAATGATCGCAAGCTGACTCACTGACTCAAGCGGCACTTTAGGTTTAATCAATGCACCATTTTGATATTCGTATAAGTTTCCGGCTGCCACATAAATTTTGCCATCAGGCAGTTGCAACATGTCGACGACACGGCCGGATTGCGTTTTTGATGTATCAATCGATTTAAACTCATCGTCAACCATTCTGAAAAAGGCGCTGTCCGTTGCGATTAACAGCTCTTTAGAATTCGTCCAAAGTAACTTTTTGATCCTTGGGTTTTCGAGTAGTTCGGAGTGTTGTTGAGAATAAGTTGTGAATTTATCACCATCAAATTTCACGACGCCTTTTTCGGTAGCCAGCCAAAAAAAGCCCTTATCGTCTTTGGCAATGTCATAAACACTGACTTGCGGGGTCCCATCACGGATCGACCAATTCTGAATGTTGTATTGCGACAGTGGCCAAAACTCACTCGCATAGCTATTAACACAAGTTAAAAAGCAAAAATATAACCATAAGCTAATCGCAATGCGTATTTTTACCATGCTTCGTTGTTACCTTCTTACTCACGCATATTTGGTCTGTTTACCTGCGTGCGCGTTTAGACTGTCTCATTTAAAGGGTAACGCGTCTCGAACCACACTATCTTAACCTTGTTCCATTTTTCTAAATTAACGTACTTATTATCCTATGGATTTTCGAGAGTTACCTTGATTGTTTATCTTGCCAACTATTCAACGTTGTTCGTGCTTTTATGGTTTTTAAGGTGTTTGAGTAGAACCGTGGCAATCTTATCTGCGCTTTTAATCGTAGTTCATAATTCGAAATGTCACTAGGTGAGCAAGATGATTGTTGATTGTTTTCGAAGAAGTTTATGCCGCTATATCAAAGGGTTTCTTTAACTCAAACTTTACTGATACTCAGTGCGTCTAATAACAAGAAAAAATGAGTATTTTCGCTAAAACTTGGTCAATATGGTGATGTGAGACATTTTTGTAAAATATGAATTTATATAAGTCATTAAAAAATAATGATAAAATCTTTGGCAAAGTACTTGCTTAGTTACAACATTATTACTGCACTCTAGAATTAAAAAAGGAAAGCGGATG from Pseudoalteromonas xiamenensis encodes the following:
- a CDS encoding ligand-binding sensor domain-containing protein, translating into MVKIRIAISLWLYFCFLTCVNSYASEFWPLSQYNIQNWSIRDGTPQVSVYDIAKDDKGFFWLATEKGVVKFDGDKFTTYSQQHSELLENPRIKKLLWTNSKELLIATDSAFFRMVDDEFKSIDTSKTQSGRVVDMLQLPDGKIYVAAGNLYEYQNGALIKPKVPLESVSQLAIINNRLCLSTAEVFGCLSGNRFIPLGAHFPPAWQVQSIIDYQGLTYLGTQQGLYSLGDDQQWHPIQLFEEEVPSIRALFKQDDDTLWVGTETTLYRLFRGKLMESVSYKTNPILSLVLDGFVDESGNLWLGTLISGLVRTELNPAHHVPAEKGIAEPFIWSVGLIEQTFIVGTATGTLSTNQGPF